Genomic segment of Aquila chrysaetos chrysaetos chromosome 16, bAquChr1.4, whole genome shotgun sequence:
actgcagcccatggaagggacccacgctagagcagttcgtgaagaactgcagcctgtgggaaggactgacgttggagaagttcatggaggactgtctcccatgggagggaccccacggtggagcaggggaagagtgagaagtcctccccctgaggaggaaggagtggcgGAGACAAGGTGGGATGAACggaccccaacccccattccccgtccccctgtgccgctgaggtggaggagggagagaaaatcgggagaGGActtgagcccaggaaggagggaggggcagggggaaggtgttttgagattgGGTTTTACTTGTCATTATccttattttgatttgattgggaacaaattaaattgattttttttttccccaagttgagtctgttttttgcctgtgaccataactggtgagtgatccctccgTCCTTGtgttgacccatgagcttttaattatattttctcctccccatgccaccaggagggaggagtgagtgaaCGGCCTCATGGTGATTTGTTGCCgtctgggcttaaaccacaacagttaatgtcaataaatggaaatttaacCAATATGGAGTCCAAGTGCCTTTCGTACTGGGATTGTAATAAATACCAGCCCCAGTGCATTACAGTTACAAACCGCAAAGAAGGGTTCGCAGCCTACTGTGTGGGATTCAGGGCTTACAGCTTATGGTCACCTGTTCAGTAGAAAGGTCAAAATCCTTGAGCTCTAAATGCTGAATCCAGAAGTGATAAACTGCAAATCTTGGAACACAAATCATTGTTGGGGATTTAAAAATTTTGGATAAGGTTAGATTTTTAAATCCTGTGCCATGATCGGTAGATGACTGAACTGGAAACACTGATTGATAAATACGAAGCCCCACAAAATAAAGTAATGAACCATAAGGCCCTCAGTGAGAAACCCTCAACAGCAacctctgggaaaaaaaaaaaaggtaaattaaaaaCTCTGAACCCTCCGTTTTAAACAATAAACGCCCACGCGCATATAAGCAGGAAACCGATAAGATGTGGAATTTTTGCTCGCAGCTCAAAATGTTTTGCCCCTCGATAGGAATCTCAGCAAAACATGCAGACAGACACCAGGAACACATTACAGTTGCTTTTTATAAGCTTGGTTTTAGCCCCCGTACTAACATGACCGTAAGCATGAATCAATCCCAATTATTGAACTAAAATGCACTTCCACCCAATCTACCCACAACCCCACAAGAACCAGTTCATCCGCATTAGGGACAATAACTTGATATTTTTAGTCCTTGCAGATCCACGGGCAAACATCCAGAGCCGGTGACACCTGTTACAACCAACCATCCTTTTCTTAAGGAAACCGGTACCTGCTGAAGAGAGAGGTGACAAATTTGTGACAAATGGGAACGCTCCTCCTGTGGTCACTTAACAGCACCTCAAAACCTGTTTCCTCAGGTCAGTAAATCTCACCCTAAAGACTAACCAGAAAATTCCTCACTGAGTGGCCAGGAAAAGGGTAAAACATTTCAGCCGAGGAAATAGTTTTTATGATTTTTAGCCTATTACCCACGTAATGAACATGTGCAGTCCAAGCTACCTAACCAACTGGCATATCGCTCAAATTCTCTTCAAGGAAAAGcaactacctttttttttgaaaatgctgaggCTCATCCAGTTGGATGTTTCTCGGCTGTAAGGATGCAATTTAAAAGTGTCCACCTCAGATCTACAAAATTTCTACACAGTCAGGTCTTAAAGAGcaagaaactgttttctgagTGTTCTGTAAACATCTTGGAATGGAGAATTCGGGGAGTACAAGCATCCTGCTTACTTTACAAGAGGCTCTTTTCAACATAGTGAAGAACTTGTGCGGGAAAAGGGAAGTCCCAAGTGGAAACACAGCACGCCATCTAAGATTAAAGACCAAAAAACCACCTTAGACCTTTTGGATAAATGCCAGGGCATCTTCAGAAATTTTGCTTGTGAAAGCAAAAACACAAATCTGCACCTACTGATTTGCATGTATATCTTAGCAATCCAAAGTGAATCTACAAGCCAGCACAGAAAACGGACAAAGGTGAAGAGCGTGTGCCTCAGTATTTATATGGTATTCTCTGGTGTGCCTTCAAACACAGTACCGCTGGATTTGGTGGTCCTAAAGACAACACTGAGTAGTACAGTTGTCCAGATTTCTCATTGTTGCAGTTTATCATTTGTGATCCTAACTTCACTCTGTAAGAAAACTATGGGAGTGAGTCCACATTACCCAGAAAGCCTGTAGGACACATCACTGATTTTTGTGCCTCTAGTTATCTAGCTGGCCATTGTGGGTCAGACAAAtacagtagaaaataaaaatcaattgtACACATAAAGTGCACATTATTGATGAGTAGGAATGAAAAGGTCTTGATCTTCAGAGAATATTTCCACAATTGAATGATTTCTGTGGTGTTTGACCCCAAGCTAAGAAAATATAATACAGTCATTAAAGTTTGGGCGATGTTTTGCAGGAAACCCACCACTGATGAAAAGCCAGTGAGGTAGCTTCTagacctggaaaaaaaaattactattctCTCCTTACATAAGTATTTTGTTACTAAACACTGAACGTTGGTATGACAGTTTGTGTAAATAGTCACATCTGCAAAAAGTCTGGACTAAGGTAAAGAGCAGCATTGGCGCTATAAAATTGTCATTGGTGCTTGAATTCATTTTCTCTCCCGCCTTGTCAAATTGTCATTTGactgaaataccattttaaatgAGATAATGCATCCCAGAACATTATGTGCAGATCGTTAAATGTTCATCTTAACATTTATCTTTTACAGAACAAGTAGATCCCCAGCCACTGTAGTTCAGTCTTACCAAACACTTAGGATTTTCAAACAAAGCTTCAACATCTTTGCAGGAGGTGGGTTGGAGGGGTCTGTGGACCACTTCAATGgacttcaaatttttttcacCAATAGCAGAAAAACGTTTAGAAACCTACTTTAAGTACTCGATAGAAGAGACGTGTTTAGAAACCTGCTTTAAGTACTTAATAGAAATGGCTGGCTGTAGACATAGCTTGCCAAAATGATCGAATACTTCCAGGCAAGCTGTCATTTAACTATGAAATCGGACGTGACCTATTGACTGATCCTCAGCaccaaaattaaaagataacGATTAGCTTTTTAGAGTTCTCAGCAGAGGAAGTTTATTTATCCTACACAGGACACCTGGATCAGCGATACACTTTTGCAGAGTGCTGAGGAGAGTCATCTAAAAGAGCATTATGGTGCTAGATACACTTCTAAAGTCATATTGATCTTGGCAGTGGAGTTACACATTAATACCAGGCATGGCTAACAAGGCCATATCCTTGGCCATTAGGCTGATAATGCTGGCTCCAGGACAATCTTTGTACACAAAACAAGCATATTTCTTTGCcagtctttccttttctaaaatgaggtctctctccctctcctctccccaatGTCTTTTGCTGACATTTCCTGAAGTTTAGAGTGTTTGAGAGGGTGTTCTCCAGCCTATCATCAGTCCCCAAAATACACTGTAGCTGTCTGAttggctcaaaaaaaaaattcaggtagATTTTAAGGTCTCTTAAATTTTTGTGCGTCAGCTTACAAGCTGCCATCTATCCCTCAGTGCTGGGCGGACTTTTTAAAGATAGCATTTACTCTTAGAATTTTTATGtaagcaaaggaagaaattacttatgatgagggtggtgagactCTGGAACAGGTTGCCAGAGCAGCTGTGAATGCCCCATCAGCAGTTCAAAcacaggttggatggggctttcaGCAACCCAATCTAGcgaaagatgtccctgcccatggcaggggctgTGGACTAGGTGGTATTTTacggtcccttccaacccaaaccattgtaTGATTCTATGTACCTTTAACCTGTAGAACTTTCGCTGCCATTCTTccactttctccttcttcacattaaacttttcttttttaaactcagtGAAGGGTAATTTAGGATAGGGAGTATTCATTCTGTTCCAGTGCCTccaccttttttctcctctaggGAGACACAAAGAATGGTAAGTTTGTGGAGTAAAGGTGCAACTGTGGGTTCCGTTTCTAATTCTGCCACACGCTGACATGGGGAGGATGTATAGTGTATAGCTTCACCGAATCTTTTACCATAAGTAAGCGGGTTCTTCAGTAGAAGAAACCCATTTATTCACCCGAGTCGCAGAGCGACTGCTGCAACGATCCATCTGATGCAAAGAAAGGAATAGGAATGGgaggaatttaaaagaaaaagttaacgACAGTAGGTTGTAACCCATGAACAATTATATCAATTAATATATGTGGCCCTTGCCTTCCTAAACACCTAGAAAATCCCTGTTCTTTGAGACTAGGCAGTTTGTGCGCTCTTTTatactggaaaatatttcagcctGTTCTCAGTGTTCTTCCTGCTGAGGTAATGCGGAGGGGTAGCTGAAGGCCTGGGATAAAAAGGGGACTAGTGTCACCTGGTCTGTTTCTCCAGGCTATACATAAGTATCACTAGCAAGAACGACTGACACCTTTAGTATGTCCGACACTTAGACTGGAATGCTAATGACTTGCtcctaaaaagaaatactgaattataTGAATGGGGAAAATGGTGTAAAACAGTTGCCACGTTCTGGGCTGTTTTAAAGAAGTCAGTATGACAAGTAAAATGGCATAAGGAGAATAAATGAGAGGtgcagaatcatagaatataAAGACAGACGATGTCTATGAAAAGGGAGTGAGTCTGCAGGGGCCAAAAGTACTACCATTGGGTTTTTACATCAGAAGTGTGCTGGTAAACTGTTCCAGGACAACAGACTGCAGAAATTTACAATTACAGTATTCGGGAGGATTTACCTTCTTCACTTTTGGACAGGCAAGCTGAGTGTTTGCTGCTACTGAGATATGTAAACTAAAACTTAAtccaaaagttttcttttatcctGTTTGTCTGAGGCTGAGATCGTTCCCAAAACTTGGAAGGTGCTGGGGAGGCGAAGGGGAAGATAATCTGAAGGAAGTTAGAGCTgcagatttttcatttctagattttttaatgagattCTTTCACTGGTCATAGCTAAATTATCCTCGGAGCGGTAGCAGACTGAACAACAGATtgattttctcctccctccatccctaGCAAATATAAATTCAATGTGCAAAGCTTGCACTCCATTACTTGCTCCCGTAGTGAAATAATCTgcttaaaatgtgaaatttacTCACACGGACAGAAGATGGGAGGGGTTGTAACTTTTTATCGGATGCTGCAGATCTttaattttacacatttttgtaaagaaaggtatgttttatttttaatttgctgtttatttttaatttttttatctttaaaaaatgtctaaCATGCCTGTTTGTACACTGATTTGCAAGGGTATTTTCATGTTTAGTAGGCTACCTTAAAACATAAAGTTTCCTCTATAGTCGTCGTATTGCGGCTATAAGACTGCAACTTCCATTTGATTTCTTAACACTCCTGTTTTACAGGGTGAAAATGAATCCCATttgaacagaaaacactgcGATAAACCACCTTTATCCTAAAAACCCCAGattattctggttttaatatAACTAAATTCTATTGAATGGTACTGTACATACAATGAAAAGGTAAATCTACAGACGTACTGGTTATCCTTgtgcataaaaaagaaaaagatttttgttaGCGTATACAATAATATAAACACTGAAGAGGAATTAAAATCTTGTCCACAATGTAGTATCCTGTAAcggagaaagaaacaaacatagGAAAGAAAGGTGAGTATGCAATTACACACAAGTATTACGAGTTTATCTGTACTCAGATGATAATCATTTAGGAAAATGCTGGTAGAGAATTTTTGCataaatcatttatttttcacagagtCGGGGCCAAAGATAGCAATGCTTGACACTCTGGCACtctgttctgtatttcaaatgCAGGTATCAATGATCAGTGGAAACTGGACCTAtcatggtgatttttttcattgacatctgcaaacaaaaagcaattgcCTGCTCCAAATTATGTgcttaaacatattttttaatttaacaatgCAATTTTGGCAAGATGTCTTATTCCCTCTCGAGTTCCTTTGTATAACCAATTTTTGCTGCAAAACAGTAACTGGACATGACCATAACTTCCACTGCGACGTGGGGCTCGGAACATCTGAAAAGGAGGACAGGGAAATATTCTTCTATCTTCATAAGTGTCCTAAATATAAATGTACTGCTCTCACACTGCTGTCAGATGATGGTTAAACCAAACTGCATAATGCTCTTAAAATCCTACAAGTCAGGCACCTTAGTTTCCACTGATTTGATGCCACCTGAGGGTGCTTAGTACCTCATAGTGATATGCTTATCAGGATGTCTTTTACTGATAAATTAGACATGGGCAGATGATGCACTTCTCCATCTTGTAGATGAGAGAGAATACCCAGATTATCAATGAGCAGTGGGTCATGTTGCCATGGTTACAATGTGAGATACGATGGTTTTTCCcagtgtcattttttttgtaatgcattAAGGAAGGACTGCAGCTTTTACAATGTTTGATACCTTTTTTCTCCCATACATTTTAGTGTTAAGATGGCAGAATAACCATGGGAGACTGGAATTTCCTTGGAGGCATTTTAGAGGAGGTCCACATTCATTCCACTATTATTGGAAAGATTTGGCTAACAATCCTCTTCATATTTCGAATGCTTGTCCTCGGAGTGGCAACTGAGGATGTTTGGAACGATGAACAATCAGAATTTATATGCAATACTGAGCAACCTGGTTGCAGAAACGTGTGCTATGATGAGGCCTTTCCCATCTCTCTCATAAGATACTGGGTCTTGCAAGTTATATTTGTGTCTTCCCCTTCCTTGGTGTATATGGGTCATGCCTTATACAGACTAAGAGCCttggaaaaagagaggcaaaaaaagaaagctcaggTAAGAGTGGAACTTGAAAGCACTGAAttagaaatgactgaaaatcgGAAAAGACTGGAGAGAGAACTCCGGCAATTGGATCAAAGGAAGCTAAACAAAGCACCTCTGAGAGGCTCTTTGCTCTGCACTTACGTGATACATATTTTCACAAGATCTGCAGTGGAAGTCGGTTTTATGATTGGGCAGTATCTTCTTTATGGCTTTCATCTAGATCCCCTTTATAAATGTCAGAGAGATCCATGTCCAAACACAGTCGACTGCTTTGTATCTAGACCAACAGAAAAGACAGTGTTCATATTATTCATGCAATCAATAGCGACTGTatcattgcttttaaatatcCTAGAAATTATCCACCTAGGATTCcgaaaaattaaaatgggacTCTGTggacagaataaaaacaaggaCGACCCTCACAATTTCTATGTAAACAAATCTAAGAAATACTCTGTGATACCGCACTCTTCTTTGGGAGT
This window contains:
- the GJA9 gene encoding gap junction alpha-9 protein gives rise to the protein MGDWNFLGGILEEVHIHSTIIGKIWLTILFIFRMLVLGVATEDVWNDEQSEFICNTEQPGCRNVCYDEAFPISLIRYWVLQVIFVSSPSLVYMGHALYRLRALEKERQKKKAQVRVELESTELEMTENRKRLERELRQLDQRKLNKAPLRGSLLCTYVIHIFTRSAVEVGFMIGQYLLYGFHLDPLYKCQRDPCPNTVDCFVSRPTEKTVFILFMQSIATVSLLLNILEIIHLGFRKIKMGLCGQNKNKDDPHNFYVNKSKKYSVIPHSSLGVSTTPQKTLPSALSGYTFLMEKQTDTAVYPVLNSPPMFQSVQNNCTESSSNYTHRNQENKSPKRRPATNASDNQTRNTSTNNNEGLLGELGTEAHDVQKEAEKKHFLVVTQNADIALSTCLRSFAEMPSQTSLRPNTTFPITGFRRQHGIGSSWNCSAMVESAGASTNSLPKNSNRRQSSFSANKAQLPYENSSRADTPDSTEEVSSESKQSRNCNSPKPFSLSRRLSLSSNASSRRAPTDLQI